Genomic DNA from Segatella copri:
AACGTGGTGCTTGATGAGGCTGACGAGATGCTGAACATGGGCTTCTCTGAGAGCATCAATGCCATCTTCGAGAACGTGCCTGAGGATAGAAACACCCTGCTCTTCTCGGCTACCATGAGCAAGGACATCGAGAAGATTGCCCTCAACTACCTGCACGACCACAAGGAAATCGTAGTGGGTTCGCGCAACGAGGGTGCTGAGCATGTAAACCACATCTACTATCTGGTAAATGCCAAGGACAAGTATCTCGCCCTGAAGCGCGTGGTGGATTTCTATCCACGCATCTTTGCAATTATCTTCTGCCGCACCAAGCTGGAGACTCAGGATATTGCAGATAAGCTGATTAAGGACGGTTATAATGCAGAGGCACTGCACGGCGACTTGAGTCAGCAGCAGCGTGACCTCACCATGCAGAAGTTCCGCAATCATACCGTTCAGTTCCTGGTGGCTACCGATGTGGCTGCCCGTGGTCTAGACGTAGATGATCTGACTCACGTTATCAACTATGGTTTGCCTGATGATGTGGCAAGTTACACCCACCGAAGCGGTCGTACCGGTCGTGCCGGAAAGAAGGGAACATCCATCTCTATCATCCATACTAGAGAGAAGTTCAAGGTTCGCCAGATAGAGAAGCAGATTGGCAAGGACTTCGTGGATGGCGTATTGCCAACCCCAGAGGAAATCTGCAAGAAGCAGCTCTTCAAGACCATGGACGACATTATGAAGACCGATGTGGATGAGGATCAGATTGAACCATACATGGCTGAAATCAACCGCCAGTTTGAGTACATCGACAAGGAGGACATCATCAAGAAGATGGTGACCATCACCTTCGGTAAGTTCCTCGATTACTATAAGAATGCTCCTGAGATTATCAAGCCTGAGACCGGCAAGGGTTCCCGTGGCGGCGAAGGTCGTGGAAGTCGTGGCGAAGGCCGTGGCAAGGTTTCCAATGGTCGCAGAAAGCATGAGACTGAGGTTGGTTTCAAGAGACTGTTCATCAACCTGGGTAAGGCAGATGGTTTCTATCCGGGCGAAATCATGCAGTATCTGAACAAGCACGTGAAGGGTCGCCAGGAGGTGGGTCACATCGACCTGCTGAGTAAGTTTGCCTACATCGAGGTGCCTGAGGAGGATGCGAAGCGCGTGATGAAGGCTTTGAACGGTACTGAGTATAAGGGCAGAACCGTGAGATGTAACGATGCTGATGAGGAAGGTCATGGCAGAGCAGCCCGCGGAGGACGCAGTTCTGAGGGCAGAGGCGGTCGTTCTTCAGAAAGAGGCGGACGCAGCCGCAGAGGTTCTGCTGATGATGCTAGAGACTCTCGAGATGCTCGTGGAAAGGGAGGACGTGGAAGCCGTGGCGGCAGAAAGTCTCGCCCTCAGGAGGATACAGGCGATTGGCGCCAGTTCTTCCAGAACAACGACAACGTGAAGTTCAAGGGTGAGGAGCCAAACTTCGAGGAAGAAGGCTGGGCTCGTCGCAGACCTAAGAAGAAGTAATTTAGGCAGCGATTTATAATAAGATGAAAGTCTGCATCAAAGGGATGTTTTGATGCAATATCCATATTTTGCGGTAAAAACACAGCAATTTCTTTGGTAAATTGCGGTGTTTTTACCGCAATTTTTGTATATTTGCAGCCGTAAACATCAAATTTATTATATCTTTATACGCAATTTTAACCCTAAAAGATATTCTGTAATAAGTTAATGAAGAAAACTATTCTTATCGCTTGTCTGGGACTGGTAAGTCTGGGCTTGCAAGCACAGAGCATTTCGCTCGCTGGTGAATGGAATGTGGAGTTGGGAAAGAGCGGTAGCGCTTTCGCCAAGAGTAAGCGTGCCTCGCAGGGTGAGGTGAAGCGTGCCATTCTTCCCGGTACCATCGATACGAACCATCTGGGATTCGCTCCGAAAGATACGATGGAAACAACGCATCTTACGAGGCTCTATGCCTATAAAGGAGCTGCAAGATATTCCAGAACAATCAATATCCCGAAGGACTGGAAGAAGCCGGTAGAACTCTTCCTGGAGCGTACCCGACCGACATGGGTGTATGTGGATGGAGAACTGGTGGATTCCTGTAACTTCATCTCTACTCCCCAGCGCTATCTTCTGCCAAAGAAGGTGAAGCCGGGCAAGCATTTCTTGGAAATCGTAGTGGATAATGGAAGAGGTGTGCCTGATCAGGTTTACGGCTCCAGCCATGCTTATACGGAAGATACGCAGACCAACTGGAATGGAATTATCGGAAGGATAGAACTCCAGCTAGCCTCTTCTATAGAAATGCAAGCAGGAGCAATCCCTAGCCGTTCTGTAGCTTCTTCTACAGCCCTTCAGATGCCTGATTTCGCCAAGGATTTTCATATCAAGGGCGCCCACTTCTACGCCAATGGTCATAGGATATTCCTCCGTGGCAAGCACGATGCGGCTGTATGGTCGCTGACGGGACATGTGGAAATGGGCGTGGAAGGCTGGATGAAGTATCTCGGAACCTGCAAGGAGTATGGAATCAATCATGTGCGCTTTCATTCCTGGTGCCCACCGGAGGCGGCTTTCGTGGCTGCGGACAGTCTGGGAATCTATCTCCAGCCGGAACTTCCTTTCTGGGGGTCTTTTGATAAGAAGGATGAAAGGCTGATGGCGTTCCTGCATCAGGAAGGCGAGAACATCCTCAGAGAATACGGTCACCATCCTTCTTTCCGAATGATGGCGCTGGGTAATGAACTCTGGGGAGATATCGACAAGATGAAGGAGTTTGTGGATGATTTCCGCAAGATTGCGCCAGATAAATACTATACTTTTGGAAGCAATTACTATCTCGGTTATCAGGGAATAAAAGAAGGAATGGATTACTTCACCACTTGCCGCATCGGAGGCGAGGGATGGGGCAAATACAATACTCATACCCGTGGTTCCTTCTCGTTTGCCGATGCCTACGATGGAGGAATGATCAATCATTTCCATCCTAATTCTACGATGAATTTTGATGAGGCTTGCGATAAGGCCGGAATCCCAATCATCTCTCACGAAACAGGACAGTTTCAGACCTATCCTGATTATCGGGAAATGAAGAAATATACCGGAGTACTTCATCCTTATAACTTTGGAGTGTTCCGCCGTCGTCTGGCTGCAGCCGGAATGCTCTCGCAGGCTGATGATTTCCACAAGGCTTCGGGCTTATGGAGCGTGAAACTCTATAAAGCCGATATAGAGATGGATTTGAGAACCCGGAATATGGCGGGCTTCCAACTGCTCGATATTCAGGATTATCCCGGTCAGGGAAGTGCTTTCGTAGGCATCCTCGATGCGTTTATGGAGAGTAAGGGAATCACTACGCCCGAGGAATGGCGCCAGTGGTGCTCGCCTGTGGTGCCTTTGTTGGTGACAGACAGATTCTGCTATGAGGAGAATGACACGATGAAGGCGAAGATTCAAATCGCCAATTATGGGGGAGAGTCTTTGAAGGGCAAGAAAGTGGAATGGAAGTTGGATTATGCCAAAGACGAACGTTATCCAAACGAGTCCAGTGTAGCCGAAACTCTTACTCATTTGAATCAGCCTTCTCCTTTGGCACAAGGCGAGATAACTATCCATACCGACGAGGAGGGATGGATAGATGTTGGCGAGATCGTTCATAAGATGAAAGTGAAAGCCAACGGAATTGACGATGGGGATGGTAAGTGCTTGGACGTGTATGTGGGTTCTCGCAAACTGACCCTCTCCTTGTATATATATGAAGGTGAACTTGATGCGACAAGATATTCCAATACTTACGACCTTTGGGTTTATACGACCCCAAAGAATATCGACTATCTGAAAAAGCAAGTCGTTATTGCCAAGGATTTGACTTCCGATGTCGTCAAGAAACTAGAAAAGGGAGCAAAGGTGCTTTGGCTTCCTACGACTTCCAGCCATTTCGTGGCTGCAGATGATACGCTTTCTCAGTCAGATAATGCCACACCTTATACCGTGGGTGGACTCTTCCAGACCGATTACTGGAACTATCGCATGTTCAAGACCATCTGCGAGAACAACAAGAAGAAGGTTTCTCCAGGAACCCTGGGCATTCTTACGAATCCGGAACATCCGATATTCAAGGGATTCCCTACGGAAATGCACACCAACTGGCAATGGTTCCCGATAATCAAGGAATCGCATCCGCTGGTGCTTGACAACTTCGCCAAGGATTATCGCCCGGTAGTTCAGGTGATCGATAATATCGAGCGGAATCATAAGTTGGGTTTGGTGATGGAATGGAAGGTGGGAGCCGGAAAGCTCCTCATCTGCATGAGCGATTTGGAGAAGGCTGCCAAATATCCAGAGGGTAGGGCTTTCTACGAGAGCGTGTTGGGTTATATGCAATCAGATGAGTTCAATCCAGCTGCAGAAATAACGATGGATGAATTGAAGAAGAAACTCGCCGAGAAGCCTCGTCAGGTTTCATTGAAGGAACTGAATAATATCTCGCAATATTAGTTGAGAACCTATAAGAAAAAACAAGAGCGGAAAGCCAGAAGTTAACAGGTTAACAGTTAACAGCTGATTTTCCGCTCTTTTTATATCATCCTGAGACTAATCTTTATTCCAGGATAAACCTTTATATCATCTCTGTTGATTCAGAGATAGAATTTACTTTGCATTGATCTCCTTCAAGAGGCGGTCTGCGTGTCCCCACTTATCCATCAGGTAGAGCACGTAGCGAATATCCACACCGATGCAGCGAGCCAGGCGCTTGTCGAAGTTGATGTCAGAACTGAGGCTGTCCCAGTTGCCATCGAAAGCAAGACCAATCAACTCACCCTTGCCGTTGAACATAGGGCTACCAGAGTTACCGCCGGTAATATCGTTGTTGGTAAGGAAGCAGAGCTGCATCTTGCCAGTCGTCTTATCCTGATACTTGCCGAAATCCTTCTCAGAGAGAAGCTCGTGCATGATAGGCTCAGCGTAGTAATCGATTACCTTATCGCCCTGCTTCATCTTCTCAACGAGGCTCTCGGCTGTGGTATAATAGCCTGATGGCTTGCCACCGAGGTCGAAACCGCCTACCTGACCGTAGCTCAATCGCATGGTGAAGTTGGCGTCGCTGTAGTGAGGCATGTCTTCCTCCATACGGAGCTTGGCAGCACAGAGATACTTCTCCTGCTCAGCGATGCTGTCGTTGATGCTGCCCATCTGAGCAGCGAAATCTGCAAATACATCGTTCAGATCCATACCGAAGCTTACGCCTGGATCCTTCTCATATCCCTTCTTGTTGAAATAGAGCTTGGCGCCCTTCTTCATGATGAGCGACTTCTCCCAGAGATAATCCACATACTTGGCGTAGTTGCCGCCAAACTCAGTGTCGATGGTCTTGTAGAACTTAGGCAACCACTTGGCATCTACGTGCTCCTTGTAGTTCTTCAGAAGGGTAGCGAGCACTTCCTTATCGAGCGCCATATCCCATTCTGCAGAGTTATCTTCAAACTCATGATACTGCTTCTTCTTGTTCTTCTCAGGACCCTTCACCTCCATGTCGGTCTGGAGCTTGATGGCACGGGTAGAGAACTCGATGTTGCTTCTTCTTGTGAAAGATTCAGCGAAGTTGGTCCAGGCGTATTTCACGTCAGCGCTCTCCTTGTAGAGCTTGGCGAGCTTGTCGAAATCTACCTTGTGGGCGAGGTCGTTGGCAGCCTTGGCTGTATCCTGCCAAGCACGGAGACGGGTTTCGTACTCACGCTTTAGATTCACGATGCCGATAGAGTCGATACACTTGTTCATACCGATGGCATTCTTCCAGTAGTTGGAAGAGCTGGCGTACTTGCTGTCGTACTTAATGCGGACAGCCTCGTCGGCACGCATGTGCTTCTGCATCACCTCCTGCTTTACGCCACGAACCTGGGCACGAGGCGCATTCTCAGCATCGCGCATGGTCTGGATTCCGTAGCTTGAAAGATAGCGCTCTGTGCTGCCTGGGTAACCCATGGTCATCGCATAGTCGCCATCCTTATAACCCTGGAGAGAAACCTGAGCCCAACGCTTTGGCTTGTAAGGCACATTATCCTTGCTGTAGGCAGCAGGACCATTGGTCTTAGGGTCGGCATAGATGCGGAATACAGAGAAGTCGCAGGTCTGGCGAGGCCACATCCAGTTGTCTGTATCGCCACCAAACTTACCCATAGACTTTGGTACGGTGAAAACCAGACGCAGGTCGGTGAAGTCGCGGTAAGTAGTAGCGTACCACTTGTTGCCCTCGTAGAAAGGCTGAACGGTGATATGGAGGGTAGAATCGTTCTTCTTCGCCTCTTTAGTCATCTCGTTCTCCAGAGAATCGATGAGTTCATCGCGCTTCTTGTTGTCGAGTTTCTCGTATCCGAGGCTCATCACCTTATCGGTTACATCCTTCTGTTCAACCATAAAGCTGACGAACATATTCTCGTTAGGCAATTCCTCTGCGTAAGATTTAGCAAAGAAACCGTTGAGCATATAGTCGTGCTCCACGGTAGAGTGGCTTCTGATAGCCTCGAAACCGCAATGGTGGTTGGTAAATACCAAACCGTCTGGAGAAACGACTACGCCTGAGCAATAGCCCGAGAAGTTAACCACAGCATTCTTCAAGGCGTTCTCGCCGTTGTAGAGCTGGTCGTAAGTCATACTGAAGCCTTCGCGCTGCATCATCTCATACGCAGCGTTAGGCAAGTTGTAAATTGTCCACATTCCCTCGTCAGCGTGAGCGGTGTTGATTCCGCAGAACGCCATGATAGAGGCGATAAGGACCGTTGCTTTTTTCTTCATTACTTGTTTTTGTTTTCTATTTATATTATGATGTTATTTATTCTTTTTCTCATACCATTCTTTCCAAGTCTTTGCCTGTTCTGTCATTCGATATTGCTGGCGTGGATGTCTTGGGGTGTTTGGATATTTCATCTCCAAGGCTCCTTCGGCTAGGGCTGGGGTAATGTATTCTTTTCTAAATCTGGTTCTGTTCTTTAATCCAAACAGGTTCATTATATCGCCGATGGATAGATAATCTTTATTTATACGTATTATGAGTTCTTCTACTTGGGACGAACTTGGGACGAACTTGGGACAAGCTTGGGACATTTTCTTCTCCTTCTTTATTTATGAAGTTGTTTTTCTGTCCACTTCCTGTTTGAGAATTTAAGTTCGGCTGCTCTTTCCAATCATCAGTCGGCCGGATATGCAAATACCTGTTCTTGAGAACCCAACTATCTTTTAGGAGTAAGTTCCTGAAGAAACGAACCAGGTAGATAGGAGAATAATCTAAGCCTTTCTGAATGTTTCGATAGTTGGCACGAACCAGGGCATTGCGGAAATACCAGGAATGCTTGGCAAACATTTCGTTGTTCCCGCAAGCGCTTGAATTGAGCTAAGCACTCCTCCAGCGAAAGCGGATGCTCTCGCCAATAAGCCATGCTCTTTTGCATCTGGGCATTGACTTTCTTGTGATAATCGTTCAGTTGTATCTCCATCCATTTATGTATTATATTGTTAGAATATTACGTTTGCAAAGTTACGACTATTTCCCGAATTTTCCAAGGCTTCGCTTGATTTTCTTCATAATTTGCTTTTTTGCCGATAACATTCCTGGTGATAGAACCTCCTGCTCCAGCATATCCAGGGCCATTCTTAACTCTTCGAGGAGTTCGGGATAGTACTTCATCTGCTCGTAGGCGAGCTTCATGCAGTAGCAGCGGATGGCGTAGGGCTGGGAACAGGCTGTAATCTTGGCGATGCAGAAATCGATGAAATCAGAACGGAGTGATTCTTCCTCGAAAGGCTGACGGAGAAGGAGTTGAAGCATCAGGCGGCGCCTGGTCTCATTCTTCTCTACGAGAACCCTATCAATCAGGTCATCGTGCTTCTGAAAGAGCCAAGGGTTGTTGGTTTCATCGAAATGGGTTAAAGCCCAAAGCGCATTGAACGATACGCGGTCGTTTTCATCGAAGGTGAGTTGGTAAAGCTCTTCCTTCCGGTGGTCGTTCTCCTTACCTTGTGTCATGATGCATATCTTGTTGATATCGTTCATATTGATCTTGTCCTGTAGTATCTTTCTCATGCTCTTTATTTTTTATGAGGGAATAATCGTTGCAAAGATATACTTTTATGAGGGAATAACGAAAAGGAAGATTACTTTTTTGAGAATTCTCGGACTATTTCTTGTTTTTGATGTATAAAATGGGAGAAAAAGTCAAGTTGAACAATCGATGGATTCATTGTTGTACGTCTAAAGGTTTATAGTTGTACAACTGAAGGGTGTGTAGTCGTACAACTATAGGGGGTATTGTTGTACGATTAAAAGGTGTTGTCACTAGGCTCGGCAGACCTGCTGACTGCAGTGAGCAGACCTGCTGACTAGGCTCAGCAGAGCTGCTGAGCCTAGTGGCAACTTTCTAGAAGCAGTCTCCTTGAACTCCATATTCTATCTCTTTGAACCTGATCAGACGTCTTCTTTCACTTACGGAGCCGTATCCTTCAGCTTGCTCAGTCATATTCTTCAGCTCATTCAGTCGTCTCGTTTCGTTCACTCAGCCGTTTGCTTTAGCTCTTACAGGGCGCCTTGCTGGCTGCTATTATATTCTGGGTATTGCTCGGGACCAGGAACATTGGGTCCTTTTGTCTATTCTTGAACCGCATGCGAAGGTTCTGTATAATATAAACAAAAGAAGTCCGTGGACTTACACATTGTCCACGGACTTCTTGGAATATAATCTCAATGATTGGAATCTCTTACTTTCTAAAGTACTTTCCCACCACTGGCAGACTCTTCAATGGGAAATCCTTCTTCACGAGATAAGCGGCGAAGATGAGGATGAGCACCGTGTTGATGAGGCAGGCAATTCCACTGGAGAAGTATCTGTTAGCCTCGGTCATTCCTGCGAAGAGGATGAGGGCGAGAACCACATAAATCATAATCTCCTTCACCGGATAGTTGATAGGATACTTCTTCTGACCCACAAAGTAGGAGAGCAGCATGGCTGTTCCATATCCAGCGAAGCCAGCCCAGGCACAGGCGATGTAACCATAAACTGGTACGAAGATAACGTTGATGGCTATCAATACCGCACAACCGATGCCTGAGAAGTAAGCACCCCAGATGGTCTTGTCGATGAGCTTGTACCAGAAACTGAGGTTGAAATATACTCCCATCATGATTTCGGCAGCCATTACGATAGGCACTACCTTCAAACCATCCCAGTAGTCGCGACCGATGATATGGCGCAATACATCCAGATAACCTACTACCACCAGGAAGGCGAGCAGGGTGAAGATGACGAAATATTTCATCGCCGAAGCGTAAGTCTGTCGGTTGTCCTTATCCTTTGCCTTGCCGAATACGAATGGCTCGTAAGCATAGCGGAAAGCCTGTGTAATCATCGCCATGATCATCGCAATCTTGCTGGCTGCTCCGTAGATTCCGAGCTGCGCATGCGCATCGCCCTTCTCATAGATGTAAGGGAAGAGAATCTTGTCGGCTGTCTGGTTCAGAATACCGGCAATACCGAGCACGAGGATTGGCCAGCTGTAGCCCAGCATCTTCCTGACGAGCACCTTACATTCGCTCCAGGAGCATTTCTCGCCCATGAATCCTTCCTTCAGTTCCTTGTAGAAACAGAAGGTGATGGAGGCGGTACAAACCAGGTTGATGTAGAAAGCATAACCCACATCGTGACCATCCATGATGACGTAGTAAACCAGGTTGAGCGCAATGTTCAGACCGATGAAGAGCAACTTGAAGGCAGCAAACTTCAATGGGCGCTTCTTGTATCTGAGGTAAGCGAACGGGATGCACTGGAAGGCATCAATAGCCACGGTTACGAACATGGTCCATACATAAGCCGGATGGTCGGCGTAGCCCATCGCATCGCTCAAAGGCGTGATGAAGAGGAATACCAGGGCGATGAAGAGTAGGGAAGTGAAGCCCACCATGCTCAATACCGTGTGATAAACCTTTTCTGAGTTTTCTCCTTCCTTGTTGACAAAACGGAAGAAGGTGGTCTCCATTCCGTAGGTCAGGATAACGAGGAGTAACGCCGTATAGGCGTACATGTTGGTGATGACACCATAACCACCACTTGCGGCGCTGATCTTTGCCGTATAGAGTGGTACAAGCAGATAGTTGAGGAATCTGCCGATGATACTGCTCAAACCATAGATGGCGGTATCCTTTGCGAGTGATTTTAAACTTGCCATTATCTTTCTTAATGTTGAATGTTAAGTGTTAAATGTTAAATTGGGCTTGCGCTGTCATTCAAAGATTATCTGTGTAAATCTGTGAAATCTGTGGGAGACTCTTATCCGAAGAATAAATATGCTATAGCGATAGCTGCGATGACTCCTGCCAAATCGGCGAGCAAGCCGCAAGCCACGGCGTGGCGGGTATTCCTGATGCTTATGCTTCCGAAATATACTGCCAATATATAGAAGGTGGTATCGGTGGAACCCTGGAAGATGCAGCTCAATCTGCCCACAAACGAATCAGGACCATAGTTCTTCATCGCCTCCAGCATCATGCCTCGTGCACCACTTCCCGACAGCGGTTTCATGATGGCGGTAGGCAGGGCGCCTACGAAATCGGCATTCAAGCCGCATTGTTCTACCGACCACGAAATGCCTTGAATCACCATATCCATCGCTCCCGAAGCACGGAACACGCCGATGCCCACAAGGATAGCTACGAGATAAGGGATAATCTTCACCGCAGTAGTAAAACCTTCCTTCGCTCCCTCGATAAATGCATCATAAACATTCACTTTCTTCCAGAAACCAGCCAGGATGAAGCAGAGGATGATGCTCAGGAGAATCATGTTAGAAGCCAAGGTGGTAACCGTGTTCATCGTATCCTTGTTCATCTGTCCGAATCCCCAGATGATGATGCCTACGAAGGCGCACATTCCCAACAGAGTTGCGAGCAATACCGGCTGCAGGATGTTGATGCGCTGCCAGAGCGAAGTGATGATGATTCCGGCAAGCGTAGCCACGAGCGTAGCCATCAGAATAGGGATGAAGACATCCGTAGGCTGGGCTGCTCCATAGGAGGCACGGAAGGCGAGGATGGTGGTAGGGATGATGGTGAGTCCAGAGGTGTTCAGAACCAGGAACATAATCATCGGGTTCGTTGCCGTATCCTTCTTCGTGTTGAGCTCCTGCATCTGTTGCATCGCTTTCAATCCGGTAGGCGTTGCCGCATTATCGAGTCCCAGCATATTCGAAGCGATATTCATGAAGATGCTTCCCATCACCGGATGGTTCTTCGGAATATCGGGGAAGAGACGGGTGAAGACCGGGCTGAGCGCTCTTGCCAACACATTCACAACTCCCGCCTTCTCTCCAATCTTCATGATGCCAAGCCAGAGGGCGAGCACGCCCGTAAGTCCGAGAGAAATCTCGAAGGCATTCTTGGATGAGTCGAAGGTGGAATCTACAATCTTCTGGAAGATAGTCGTATCTCCCATTGCCAATCCGATGAGTGCGAAGATGAACGCAATCACGAAAAATGCTATCCAAATGTAATTTAAAACCATATTCTGTTTATGCTTTCTTAATCGTTGTTATTGCTAGTGGAATTCTTTGTGGATTGCTCTTTCATTTCGAGTAAAGTTCGCTCATATACCTCTTGTAGCTGGTAACTTGCAACACCTAATGGAGTGGTAATGCCTCTTAAAGCCCACTCAACAACAGATGAATCTTTGTCTTTGCATAGCAGAATACCAATGCTAGGGTTATCTCCTTCGTCTTTTAAAAGTTCGTCGGCTGCTGCAACATAAAAGTTAAGTTTGCCAACAAACTCTGGCATGAAATCAACCACTTTTAGCTCAATCACAACATAACATTTGAGTTTGGTATGATAGAATACCATGTCGGGGAAGTATGATTTTCCACTTGGTGTGGTAAGTTCCATTTGTCGCCCAACATAAGCAAAACCTTTGCCCAGTTCGAGTAAAAAACGAGTAATGTTTTGAGCCAGCTTATCCTCTAGGTCCTTTTCCGAGAAGTCGCCAGCCATGGATAAGAAATCTAATTTATAAGGGTCTTTGAGCATCTCGTTAGCCAAGGCTTTCTGTGGCGCAGGGAGTGTGGACTCAAAGTTATTCAAGGCTTTTCCCTTTTGCTCATAAAGATGGGCTTCGATAATATGTTCTAACTCATTACGACTCAAATTGCCTTCAATCACTTGGTTGAGATAGAATATTGCCTCCAATATGGTCTTGCATTTTGAGACAATGACAGTCTGATGCCTCCAGGGTACACGAAGCAAAATCGCAGGCATAGGAACGCTAGTACTTTCTAAGGTTTCTAATTTTGTACCAGCTTGGTACAAAAAATCATTTTGCGAAGAATAGAAGAGATACCACTTGCGTATTTTATAAAGATTTGACCAAGAAAAACCTTCTACATTTGGAAATGCAGAACGCAAGTCCAAACTAAGCTGTTTTATAAAATTAGTGCCCCACTTATATAGCTTTTGCTTGTTACAAATGTCTTCTCCCAAGCTCCAATAAAGCTTGTGCAACTCTTCATTGACTTTGATAGCCGCTTTGAGTTGGGCGATGCGAATACGACCTTTCAAA
This window encodes:
- a CDS encoding YhcG family protein translates to MAEKNSIPQFVNSESIMSDSNYVKWLSDLKGRIRIAQLKAAIKVNEELHKLYWSLGEDICNKQKLYKWGTNFIKQLSLDLRSAFPNVEGFSWSNLYKIRKWYLFYSSQNDFLYQAGTKLETLESTSVPMPAILLRVPWRHQTVIVSKCKTILEAIFYLNQVIEGNLSRNELEHIIEAHLYEQKGKALNNFESTLPAPQKALANEMLKDPYKLDFLSMAGDFSEKDLEDKLAQNITRFLLELGKGFAYVGRQMELTTPSGKSYFPDMVFYHTKLKCYVVIELKVVDFMPEFVGKLNFYVAAADELLKDEGDNPSIGILLCKDKDSSVVEWALRGITTPLGVASYQLQEVYERTLLEMKEQSTKNSTSNNND
- a CDS encoding nucleoside recognition domain-containing protein, with the translated sequence MVLNYIWIAFFVIAFIFALIGLAMGDTTIFQKIVDSTFDSSKNAFEISLGLTGVLALWLGIMKIGEKAGVVNVLARALSPVFTRLFPDIPKNHPVMGSIFMNIASNMLGLDNAATPTGLKAMQQMQELNTKKDTATNPMIMFLVLNTSGLTIIPTTILAFRASYGAAQPTDVFIPILMATLVATLAGIIITSLWQRINILQPVLLATLLGMCAFVGIIIWGFGQMNKDTMNTVTTLASNMILLSIILCFILAGFWKKVNVYDAFIEGAKEGFTTAVKIIPYLVAILVGIGVFRASGAMDMVIQGISWSVEQCGLNADFVGALPTAIMKPLSGSGARGMMLEAMKNYGPDSFVGRLSCIFQGSTDTTFYILAVYFGSISIRNTRHAVACGLLADLAGVIAAIAIAYLFFG